The following are encoded together in the Labrus mixtus chromosome 2, fLabMix1.1, whole genome shotgun sequence genome:
- the scpp5 gene encoding secretory calcium-binding phosphoprotein 5 has product MMLAILCLCLASTVSAAPSFFHYLPHYAGSRQQVPPSQVKIPFTAGQGLPQPGLPGGYSVEFLYPHQPVGGAGGSNTAQPFPSHGFIKYSIPQPPGRQSVEVYYPYDFYQQRILTNIPPMTNVPQIPNVMPFDHPPQNIPQIPNISPFAASPLPSQDPMQPLQQDQPTQTSQVPLKV; this is encoded by the exons ATGATGTTGGCAATCCTCTGCCTGTGCCTGGCTAGCACAGTCTCAGCTGCACCT TCCTTCTTTCATTACCTGCCTCATTACGCAGGTTCTAGACAACAGGTTCCCCCCTCACAG gTGAAAATCCCCTTCACAGCTGGTCAGGGTCTGCCACAACCTGGATTACCTGGTGGCTACAGTGTGGAATTT CTCTATCCACACCAGCCTGTTGGTGGTGCAGGTGGATCAAACACCGCACAG CCCTTTCCCTCCCACGGTTTCATCAAGTACTCCATTCCTCAGCCACCAGGCAGACAGAGTGTGGAAGTG TACTACCCCTATGACTTCTACCAGCAAAGG ATACTCACAAACATCCCGCCAATGACAAACGTCCCTCAGATACCAAAT GTGATGCCATTTGATCATCCACCTCAAAATATTCCCCAAATCCCAAAT ATTTCCCCATTTGCTGCCAGTCCTCTCCCATCCCAGGACCCCATGCAACCTCTCCAGCAGGACCAGCCCACACAGACAAGCCAG gTGCCGTTGAAGGTGTGA
- the enam gene encoding enamelin isoform X1 has protein sequence MSQYINGFLVSDEVNHFPSLRTLDFSFLQRQKNKEIMMKLLVITMCLLVSTMAAPVPGSESNEQVAAHANQALRWMEMYRLYQQQGVVGNPFLPAANAPADPVGAAVVEAAPAQTADVPPPAPIAVGDGSEEEVEDGNPAPKAAAAAVPLNSDEEEEVEEVEAAEAEPAVEAVPAEPAAEPAAEPAADPAADPAAAVEPAVVDAPVDAAAVDAAAVDVPPVDIVPVDSAPAAPEVAIDAAAPADVPAADASPADPIVL, from the exons ATGTCCCAGTATATAAATGGCTTCCTTGTTAGCGATGAAGTAAATCACTTTCCATCCCTGAGGACACTCGACTTCAGTTTCCTTCAGCGCCAGAAGAATAAAG AAATCATGATGAAGCTCTTGGTGATCACGATGTGCCTGCTGGTCTCTACCATGGCCGCTCCT GTTCCTGGGAGTGAGAGCAACGAG CAGGTTGCGGCACATGCTAATCAGGCCCTGAGGTGGATGGAGATGTACAGGCTGTACCAGCAGCAG GGAGTAGTTGGAAACCCCTTCCTCCCTGCTGCTAATGCTCCT GCTGATCCAGTCGGGGCAGCAGTG GTGGAGGCTGCACCCGCACAGACAGCCGATGTTCCCCCTCCGGCTCCCATCGCCGTCGGAGATGGATCAGAAGAGGAGGTAGAG GATGGCAACCCTGCACCtaaagctgcagctgctgctgtccCCCTGAATtcagatgaggaggaagaggtagaggaggttGAGGCAGCCGAAGCTGAACCGGCTGTTGAAGCAGTACCAGCCGAGCCCGCAGCCGAGCCAGCAGCCGAGCCCGCAGCAGACCCCGCAGCAGACCCCGCGGCAGCTGTGGAGCCAGCTGTGGTCGATGCCCCAGTGGATGCTGCAGCAGTCGATGCTGCTGCTGTAGATGTTCCTCCCGTTGATATCGTTCCTGTTGATAGTGCCCCAGCTGCCCCAGAGGTGGCTATTGATGCTGCAGCCCCGGCTGATGTCCCTGCTGCTGATGCGTCCCCAGCTGATCCTATTGTACTGTAG
- the scpp7 gene encoding secretory calcium-binding phosphoprotein 7 yields MKSLLILACILGVAVCAPAKKKKHQVYMEFDIIHAPLEAAEYIPAGAPVGSLDVLLPVDAKGRPIAGSVRGFIKQEIPRPNGQGSKDLYIPYGFEVPAPAAPVAPVAPVAPVAPVAPAIPIAPVAPAAPVAPAGPLLPVVAASIPAVKPAEDDDEEED; encoded by the exons atgaaatcCCTCCTGATTCTTGCCTGCATCCTGGGGGTGGCTGTCTGTGCTcctgcaaagaagaaaaaa CATCAGGTCTACATGGAGTTTGACATCATTCACGCTCCGCTTGAG GCAGCTGAGTATATTCCTGCTGGAGCCCCAGTCGGATCTCTGGATGTT CTGCTCCCAGTTGATGCCAAGGGAAGGCCTATTGCAGGATCT GTTCGAGGCTTCATCAAGCAGGAGATCCCCCGACCAAACGGCCAGGGGTCGAAGGACCTG TACATCCCCTATGGTTTCGAAGTGCCAGCCCCTGCTGCCCCCGTTGCCCCCGTTGCTCCTGTGGCCCCCGTTGCCCCCGTCGCTCCTGCTATACCCATTGCTCCAGTTGCCCCTGCTGCTCCTGTTGCTCCCGCTGGCCCTCTTTTACCGGTGGTTGCTGCAAGTATCCCT GCCGTCAAACCCGCTGAAGATGACGACGAAGAGGAAGACTAA
- the enam gene encoding enamelin isoform X4 — protein MSQYINGFLVSDEVNHFPSLRTLDFSFLQRQKNKEIMMKLLVITMCLLVSTMAAPVPGSESNEVEAAPAQTADVPPPAPIAVGDGSEEEVEDGNPAPKAAAAAVPLNSDEEEEVEEVEAAEAEPAVEAVPAEPAAEPAAEPAADPAADPAAAVEPAVVDAPVDAAAVDAAAVDVPPVDIVPVDSAPAAPEVAIDAAAPADVPAADASPADPIVL, from the exons ATGTCCCAGTATATAAATGGCTTCCTTGTTAGCGATGAAGTAAATCACTTTCCATCCCTGAGGACACTCGACTTCAGTTTCCTTCAGCGCCAGAAGAATAAAG AAATCATGATGAAGCTCTTGGTGATCACGATGTGCCTGCTGGTCTCTACCATGGCCGCTCCT GTTCCTGGGAGTGAGAGCAACGAG GTGGAGGCTGCACCCGCACAGACAGCCGATGTTCCCCCTCCGGCTCCCATCGCCGTCGGAGATGGATCAGAAGAGGAGGTAGAG GATGGCAACCCTGCACCtaaagctgcagctgctgctgtccCCCTGAATtcagatgaggaggaagaggtagaggaggttGAGGCAGCCGAAGCTGAACCGGCTGTTGAAGCAGTACCAGCCGAGCCCGCAGCCGAGCCAGCAGCCGAGCCCGCAGCAGACCCCGCAGCAGACCCCGCGGCAGCTGTGGAGCCAGCTGTGGTCGATGCCCCAGTGGATGCTGCAGCAGTCGATGCTGCTGCTGTAGATGTTCCTCCCGTTGATATCGTTCCTGTTGATAGTGCCCCAGCTGCCCCAGAGGTGGCTATTGATGCTGCAGCCCCGGCTGATGTCCCTGCTGCTGATGCGTCCCCAGCTGATCCTATTGTACTGTAG
- the enam gene encoding enamelin isoform X3 — protein sequence MSQYINGFLVSDEVNHFPSLRTLDFSFLQRQKNKEIMMKLLVITMCLLVSTMAAPVPGSESNEADPVGAAVVEAAPAQTADVPPPAPIAVGDGSEEEVEDGNPAPKAAAAAVPLNSDEEEEVEEVEAAEAEPAVEAVPAEPAAEPAAEPAADPAADPAAAVEPAVVDAPVDAAAVDAAAVDVPPVDIVPVDSAPAAPEVAIDAAAPADVPAADASPADPIVL from the exons ATGTCCCAGTATATAAATGGCTTCCTTGTTAGCGATGAAGTAAATCACTTTCCATCCCTGAGGACACTCGACTTCAGTTTCCTTCAGCGCCAGAAGAATAAAG AAATCATGATGAAGCTCTTGGTGATCACGATGTGCCTGCTGGTCTCTACCATGGCCGCTCCT GTTCCTGGGAGTGAGAGCAACGAG GCTGATCCAGTCGGGGCAGCAGTG GTGGAGGCTGCACCCGCACAGACAGCCGATGTTCCCCCTCCGGCTCCCATCGCCGTCGGAGATGGATCAGAAGAGGAGGTAGAG GATGGCAACCCTGCACCtaaagctgcagctgctgctgtccCCCTGAATtcagatgaggaggaagaggtagaggaggttGAGGCAGCCGAAGCTGAACCGGCTGTTGAAGCAGTACCAGCCGAGCCCGCAGCCGAGCCAGCAGCCGAGCCCGCAGCAGACCCCGCAGCAGACCCCGCGGCAGCTGTGGAGCCAGCTGTGGTCGATGCCCCAGTGGATGCTGCAGCAGTCGATGCTGCTGCTGTAGATGTTCCTCCCGTTGATATCGTTCCTGTTGATAGTGCCCCAGCTGCCCCAGAGGTGGCTATTGATGCTGCAGCCCCGGCTGATGTCCCTGCTGCTGATGCGTCCCCAGCTGATCCTATTGTACTGTAG
- the enam gene encoding enamelin isoform X2 → MSQYINGFLVSDEVNHFPSLRTLDFSFLQRQKNKEIMMKLLVITMCLLVSTMAAPVPGSESNEVAAHANQALRWMEMYRLYQQQGVVGNPFLPAANAPADPVGAAVVEAAPAQTADVPPPAPIAVGDGSEEEVEDGNPAPKAAAAAVPLNSDEEEEVEEVEAAEAEPAVEAVPAEPAAEPAAEPAADPAADPAAAVEPAVVDAPVDAAAVDAAAVDVPPVDIVPVDSAPAAPEVAIDAAAPADVPAADASPADPIVL, encoded by the exons ATGTCCCAGTATATAAATGGCTTCCTTGTTAGCGATGAAGTAAATCACTTTCCATCCCTGAGGACACTCGACTTCAGTTTCCTTCAGCGCCAGAAGAATAAAG AAATCATGATGAAGCTCTTGGTGATCACGATGTGCCTGCTGGTCTCTACCATGGCCGCTCCT GTTCCTGGGAGTGAGAGCAACGAG GTTGCGGCACATGCTAATCAGGCCCTGAGGTGGATGGAGATGTACAGGCTGTACCAGCAGCAG GGAGTAGTTGGAAACCCCTTCCTCCCTGCTGCTAATGCTCCT GCTGATCCAGTCGGGGCAGCAGTG GTGGAGGCTGCACCCGCACAGACAGCCGATGTTCCCCCTCCGGCTCCCATCGCCGTCGGAGATGGATCAGAAGAGGAGGTAGAG GATGGCAACCCTGCACCtaaagctgcagctgctgctgtccCCCTGAATtcagatgaggaggaagaggtagaggaggttGAGGCAGCCGAAGCTGAACCGGCTGTTGAAGCAGTACCAGCCGAGCCCGCAGCCGAGCCAGCAGCCGAGCCCGCAGCAGACCCCGCAGCAGACCCCGCGGCAGCTGTGGAGCCAGCTGTGGTCGATGCCCCAGTGGATGCTGCAGCAGTCGATGCTGCTGCTGTAGATGTTCCTCCCGTTGATATCGTTCCTGTTGATAGTGCCCCAGCTGCCCCAGAGGTGGCTATTGATGCTGCAGCCCCGGCTGATGTCCCTGCTGCTGATGCGTCCCCAGCTGATCCTATTGTACTGTAG